One window from the genome of Elaeis guineensis isolate ETL-2024a chromosome 5, EG11, whole genome shotgun sequence encodes:
- the LOC140851003 gene encoding laccase-7-like has product MARLVLILAIALVVIASMADAAVVEHTFHVGNLTVRRLCQSRVITAVNGRLPGPTIDVHEGDTVVVHVINDSPYNLTIHWHGIFQILSAWADGPSMITQCPIQPGNSYTYKFKITGQEGTLWWHEHSSVLRETVYGAIIIRPRRGTKAYPFPKPDKEVPILLGEWWNANIVDVATQAFLTGDAMNVSDAYTINGKTGDLYPCSTEDIYELEVETGKTYLLRIINAALDNQLFFKIAGHRFTVVAVDASYTNPYKTDLIVISPGQTVDALMVADATPASYYMAALPYISTASPRPAFDNTTTTGIVRYKSASPSSQPVMPTMPSFFDNDAAFRFYSNLTGLLRPGDRTVPLHVDERMFVTVGLGRTACQPGQVLCNQTAGALAASMNNASFQFPTTISILQAHYEGVKGVYTADFPDEPPVFFDFTNASDPSLQYLMFTSKSTKVKRLKYNTTVEMVLQDTAILGIESHPMHIHSFNFFVVAQGFGNYDQATAEKSYNLVDPQLRNTIAVPTGGWAVIRFTANNPGVWLMHCHFDSHLLLGLATAFEVDNGPTPESTLPPPPPDYPTCQKQLRSVADNWKLNKIE; this is encoded by the exons GTTGGAAACCTCACGGTACGACGATTGTGCCAGAGCAGAGTGATCACTGCCGTGAATGGTCGTCTTCCGGGCCCAACCATAGATGTCCACGAGGGCGATACCGTGGTGGTTCATGTCATCAACGACTCACCCTACAACCTTACCATCCACTG GCATGGCATATTTCAGATACTGAGTGCTTGGGCCGACGGGCCAAGCATGATAACCCAATGCCCGATACAACCCGGGAACAGCTACACCTACAAATTCAAAATTACCGGCCAAGAGGGCACCCTGTGGTGGCATGAACATTCCTCGGTCCTCCGAGAAACAGTCTACGGTGCTATCATCATCAGACCAAGGCGAGGCACCAAAGCCTATCCTTTCCCCAAACCGGACAAGGAAGTCCCTATTCTACTCG GTGAGTGGTGGAACGCGAACATAGTTGACGTGGCCACGCAAGCCTTTCTTACCGGCGACGCTATGAATGTTTCCGATGCATATACCATCAATGGAAAAACCGGTGACCTTTACCCATGTTCAACAGAAG ACATCTACGAGCTGGAAGTGGAGACGGGAAAGACCTACTTGCTCCGGATCATCAATGCTGCACTCGATAATCAGCTCTTCTTCAAGATCGCCGGGCACCGCTTCACCGTGGTAGCCGTGGATGCCAGCTACACCAATCCCTACAAGACTGATCTGATCGTCATCTCCCCCGGCCAGACCGTCGATGCCCTCATGGTGGCCGATGCAACACCGGCGAGCTACTACATGGCCGCCCTCCCGTACATCAGCACCGCTAGCCCACGGCCGGCCTTCGATAACACGACCACCACGGGCATCGTCCGATACAAATCCGCCTCGCCGTCTTCGCAACCCGTGATGCCGACCATGCCCTCCTTCTTCGACAACGATGCGGCCTTCCGCTTCTATTCCAACCTTACCGGTCTCCTCAGGCCAGGGGACCGCACCGTCCCTCTCCATGTCGACGAGCGCATGTTCGTCACGGTGGGGTTGGGCCGGACTGCTTGCCAGCCGGGTCAAGTGTTGTGCAATCAGACCGCGGGAGCGCTCGCCGCCAGCATGAACAACGCGTCCTTCCAGTTCCCCACCACAATCTCGATTTTGCAGGCACATTATGAGGGTGTGAAGGGGGTTTACACGGCGGACTTCCCCGACGAGCCGCCGGTGTTCTTCGATTTCACCAACGCCTCCGATCCATCTCTGCAGTACTTGATGTTCACGTCCAAGTCTACGAAGGTGAAGAGGCTCAAGTACAACACGACGGTGGAGATGGTGCTGCAGGACACGGCGATACTGGGGATCGAGAGCCACCCGATGCACATCCATAGTTTCAACTTCTTCGTGGTGGCGCAAGGGTTCGGAAACTACGACCAAGCCACGGCAGAGAAGAGCTACAACCTCGTCGACCCACAACTGAGGAACACCATCGCCGTTCCGACCGGCGGTTGGGCCGTCATCCGATTCACTGCTAATAATCCAG GTGTGTGGCTCATGCACTGCCACTTTGACTCCCACTTGCTGCTGGGGTTGGCGACGGCTTTCGAGGTGGACAATGGACCCACCCCTGAATCCACCCTCCCCCCACCACCTCCAGATTACCCCACTTGTCAGAAGCAGCTGAGGTCGGTTGCGGACAACTGGAAACTAAATAAGATAGAATAG